A single genomic interval of Coccidioides posadasii str. Silveira chromosome 1, complete sequence harbors:
- a CDS encoding uncharacterized protein (EggNog:ENOG410PQWF~COG:S~BUSCO:2510at33183) codes for MSICRHVCRRACQQQDGPIANHVWISDALLTRSFTEFTRTQRRYGSNVPGPLEARRRLAKRRNADLVMAGYGGAGIDPAILFGQNPEGHKQFEFPFGSFLSGQDPSTVSPLPFHSLPGTATPAQTLNAPPFLSPDLLSLASTQDWDKIFTRVLPKTCCLDDIRDLVSYLGVDLRSHPQLSQLILNHIIGVYRKGTWPLTQISDFLGDPYLNPRGSNNFVAVVRALVSKPGTKLEVEAIFQMLRFQLSLGLVPRHEIPLMLKLVPRIRTSDIRPESPGVLHTFCFEAIWQGIELCSVVQPKDLGNRTLSSWLGLLSRGNATGRSALLSKDIIRLLAGSRASYSPGLQTVSLQIVKLIATHTKSAALIYWKHFRNFIQYFNDVGNLFPSRLLMDSIFRVTKSLLFSREYRKTRRKLLGIWSDILEHSNLSFLLHEAHWDFSRQGWLSSRMTRKTPRARLSRNREHRLMRKEWLLRLWLVKILDRKARVERRRRQLFGKLLAYDKRLRGPRPKVDLVSYLDRSMQMLGGLGLPHADAVSITSTQMRYERRMLNYPHIPKNAIQALSRVELSGLRSNVFQENDPNRLLEDEMFCYWEDMARKIDVTAPDFANKILLYTETNSPLRSGLLRILRRHTPFKIALAYSWNPCRRYSDVEPHGGQKYTSEGYPVLNPADCLATMHSIALIFACSSKLSPRNAYRLTRWCFEFLLDHNAPITPTMVRALYHAGIYRFREAGMSVPQARFSYIINHVREVEGDAIASALASGVPFEVTYLLGKN; via the exons ATGTCTATCTGTCGGCACGTCTGCCGGAGGGCTTGCCAGCAGCAGGATGGCCCAATTGCCAATCACGTCTGGATTAGCGATGCCCTCCTAACTCGCTCATTTACCGAGTTTACAAGAACTCAACGGCGCTATGGCAGCAATGTTCCCGGCCCTCTCGAAGCGAGACGACGACTTGCGAAAAGGAGAAACGCTGATTTGGTGATGGCTGGGTATGGTGGAGCTGGCATTGACCCTGCCATTCTCTTTGGACAGAACCCAGAAGGGCACAAGCAATTCGAGTTTCCATTCGGATCGTTCTTGTCCGGACAGGATCCGTCGA CTGTTTCTCCTCTACCTTTCCATTCTCTACCCGGCACAGCAACTCCCGCGCAAACGTTGAATGCACCGCCGTTCCTCTCCCCCGACTTGCTCAGTCTCGCATCAACTCAGGATTGGGATAAAATATTCACCCGAGTTCTACCCAAAACGTGTTGTCTAGACGATATTCGAGACCTTGTTTCGTATCTTGGCGTCGATTTACGCAGCCACCCTCAACTCAGCCAATTGATTCTAAACCACATTATTGGGGTGTATCGTAAAGGAACATGGCCCCTGACCCAAATCAGCGACTTCCTCGGCGATCCCTATCTAAATCCGCGGGGTTCAAACAATTTTGTGGCTGTGGTACGGGCTTTGGTCTCTAAGCCAGGCACAAAACTCGAGGTGGAAGCTATATTTCAGATGTTGAGGTTTCAGCTCTCTCTTGGCTTGGTGCCTCGGCATGAGATACCATTAATGCTGAAGCTAGTTCCGCGGATTAGGACTTCCGATATACGACCGGAAAGCCCCGGCGTCTTGCACACATTCTGTTTCGAGGCCATATGGCAAGGAATCGAATTGTGTTCTGTGGTGCAGCCTAAGGATCTTGGGAATAGAACACTATCTTCATGGTTAGGCCTTCTCTCAAGGGGAAACGCGACCGGACGATCAGCATTACTTAGCAAGGACATCATTCGTCTTCTGGCAGGTTCTCGAGCATCCTATTCTCCTGGACTACAGACGGTTTCGTTGCAGATCGTTAAGCTTATCGCCACACACACTAAATCCGCGGCGCTCATTTATTGGAAACACTTCCGCAATTTTATTCAATACTTTAACGATGTTGGGAATCTGTTCCCTAGTCGGCTTCTTATGGATTCAATCTTTCGGGTCACCAAATCCCTATTGTTTTCACGAGAGTATCGCAAAACACGACGAAAGCTTCTGGGGATTTGGAGTGATATATTAGAGCATTCCAATCTGAGTTTTTTACTGCACGAAGCTCACTGGGACTTTTCCCGTCAAGGCTGGTTATCTTCTCGTATGACGCGGAAAACGCCTAGGGCCAGACTGTCCCGTAATAGAGAACACCGCTTGATGAGAAAGGAATGGCTTTTGCGACTATGGCTTGTTAAGATTCTTGATCGCAAAGCTCGTGTTGAACGACGCCGGAGGCAACTGTTCGGAAAACTTTTGGCCTACGACAAACGATTACGAGGCCCAAGGCCGAAGGTCGACCTCGTCTCTTATCTAGATAGGTCTATGCAAATGCTCGGCGGGTTGGGTCTCCCTCATGCAGATGCTGTTTCAATAACAAGCACGCAGATGAGATATGAGCGAAGGATGCTGAACTATCCGCATATACCCAAAAACGCCATCCAGGCGTTGTCTCGAGTAGAACTCAGTGGTTTACGTTCAAATGTATTTCAGGAGAATGACCCAAATAGGCTTCTCGAAGACGAGATGTTCTGTTACTGGGAAGATATGGCAAGGAAAATAGATGTTACGGCTCCCGACTTTGCAAACAAGATTCTTCTCTATACGGAAACGAACTCACCCCTCCGTAGCGGCTTGCTCCGCATTCTCCGTCGCCATACTCCATTTAAGATTGCATTGGCTTACTCCTGGAATCCATGTCGCCGATATTCTGATGTGGAACCCCATGGAGGACAGAAGTATACTTCTGAGGGATATCCGGTGCTAAACCCGGCTGACTGCCTCGCAACAATGCACAGCATCGCGTTGATTTTTGCGTGCTCCTCCAAACTCTCACCTCGAAACGCTTATCGACTGACACGTTGGTGTTTTGAGTTTCTGCTTGACCACAACGCGCCCATCACGCCCACAATGGTTCGCGCGTTATATCACGCTGGCATCTATCGATTTCGCGAGGCTGGTATGTCAGTTCCTCAGGCTCGGTTTTCATACATCATCAACCACGTTAGAGAAGTTGAGGGGGACGCGATTGCAAGTGCTCTTGCAAGTGGAGTGCCCTTTGAAGTTACTTACTTGTTGGGGAAAAATTAG
- the PUP1 gene encoding proteasome core particle subunit beta 2 (BUSCO:281726at4751~EggNog:ENOG410PH45~COG:O~MEROPS:MER0000542~BUSCO:10922at33183) encodes MPGFDFSNYNRNAALHAKGVPLPKATSTGTTIVGCIFDGGVVIAADTRATSGPIVADKNCEKLHYITPSIWCAGAGTAADTEFTTALISSNLELHALSTGRKPRVITCMTMLKQHLFRYQGYVGAYLVVAGVDPTGVGLYTVHAHGSTDKLPYVTMGSGSLAAMSVFETMWTPNLNKGQAIVLASEAIKAGIFNDLGSGSNVDVCVIEQDKPTQLLRNYIRPNERGQKERTYRFTKGTTAWLDQKIITKEEIGRYVTVHELSGDADAVVAEKMDVDS; translated from the exons ATGCCTGGGTTCGATTTCTCCAATTACAATCGCAACGCAGCGCTTCATGCAAAGGGAGTCCCGCTGCCCAAAGCCACAAGCACGGGTACGACGATTGTTGGCTGCATTTTTGATGGAGGTGTCGTG ATTGCCGCAGACACTAGAGCTACCAGTGGTCCTATTGTTGCAGACAAG AACTGTGAGAAACTCCACTACATTACGCCATCGATATGGTGCGCGGGAGCCGGTACCGCTGCAGATACAGAGTTTACTACTGCTCTTATCAGCTCTAATCTCGAGCTTCATGCCCTTTCGACCGGACGGAAACCGCGCGTCATAACCTGCATGACCATGCTTAAGCAACACCTGTTTCGTTACCAAGGCTACGTTGGCGCATATCTGGTTGTTGCTGGAGTAGACCCTACTGGCGTCGGCCTTTATACAGTTCATGCCCATGGCTCTACCGATAAGCTCCCCTACGTTACGATGGGCTCGGGATCCTTGGCTGCGATGTCTGTTTTTGAGACTATGTGGACGCCTAACTTGAACAAGGGCCAAGCCATAGTGCTTGCTTCAGAGGCTATAAAGGCAGGAATTTTCAACGATCTTGGCTCTGGTAGTAACGTGGATGTTTGCGTTATCGAGCAAGACAAACCTACTCAGTTGCTAAGAAACTATATCCGACCTAACGAGCGGGGCCAGAAAGAGAGAACCTACCGATTCACGAAGGGGACTACGGCCTGGTTAGACCAGAAGATCATCACAAAGGAGGAGATAGGACGATACGTCACGGTGCACGAACTCAGCGGAGATGCGGATGCAGTGGTCGCGGAGAAGATGGATGTCGATTCTTGA
- a CDS encoding uncharacterized protein (EggNog:ENOG410QE08~COG:U,Y~BUSCO:754at33183) produces MAFSFVAAPQSAMGGGKVQLGPELQEIQTQEVGFLSLNGDSKVQLLPSPWPADALPPPTSSLLSVAPTKSLVAAAGPEGIIIASTDSARKAFFADAVGESNVRPFQPELQIPLPGKVSHVAFSADETVLVVAAQTGDGLAVFDVSELMQGKSQPGATIRLNGETVRALLPNPVISELFAVITINGELLIANVKKGQLDAGPNGPVLKTGVSSASWSTRGKQLVAGLADGTAYQMTPQGEGKAEIPKPPDLEGTEHVSSLIWLENHLFLMIYTPTIVSDERPPSSYYILTRHPPDSFEFRKLPEICSPFGAERNPSFQFTGRLKDFEPDLKELIVVSSTTSTDVGLFTRSTKPLADDCPPEKITNLFTTTTMSEDSRRAELPMTEDMVDVSPIGFSLDLSSKNNVPSPIPGEDIKESATPLPAIMILGNDGVLSCWWIVYSESIRKQIPYHGLSVAPKGQSLPHQQAVAQPAPIPETPKPSFGQGMFGKPAFGQPSFGTPATPSFGTATPLGVGRQPAFGSPSALGSSQPAFGQASQLGNGRSLFAQTPTQTLSQFGTGGGFTSFTSAGGFAASLGSHTPEQSAFAKATSDNPFSKAGQPLFGSQGSDALPQKESTATASEAFGSRGFVLGSTFTPDESAAMDEDKPEKPNGALSFGSLQQSLDLGGVNESVTKAEPKPSPFTSPFSGIPETNTMVSKESPFGAPSSGLFATPQQPGSLLTTMVSTTPATSLPPPPVAAESKSTEPAPSLQRDSGISKPPVEAKAPGDRKVAPSPKIVEPPLPPEPPLPPEPTSRATYGPGDTSASSSSVSRDAPLPPDFLPPKKPVSLNEPALPPKAETPKEPKSPKESALPESPKHTPPALPDKSEDEEGESEGFEDSGEEITQDIGSTDFKISPESSFDLVSYKSPPGGSFSQISAPEPKPAVPKPLFGEITEKPIFPVPKIPQSRTILSPRSPSPVRNQFGKALSATDHIRSTSAPIPGHAISRRKAALESSMLANQIRTPPEDIEDHISAKEIQRQAQRLQAETQELVEDEDEQLRADLARPISPAPTLDPFLPHQDYTGESLKPGIPGQIERLYRDINAMIGTLGINARSLSAFLLYQESSSDHDYTAWLRSLRSEKCADLLDEKLLLPEVEKLQRGVEVLDESLQAGKVENIQGRLEQCHQLLSKDLVNLRGQCASIRRMLDSYTDAASIASTPLSAEQSALQQDLRKLSTETQAKLAELEKDVSLLRARIADASKAADGFGVSSRKTRSHVARPTVEAVTSTINTMTNMAQQKSGDIDVLEAQMRKLGIDISESIAPRSREASPFTTPLKNMSRVPITPGSRASLDGAVRSLYHTPESNRTSKFRSSVLSQSMLRSPNRPTELVLAEDSERWKAKAQRRREVVGHLKAALGHRKVKVRSLDDF; encoded by the exons ATGGCGTTCTCATTCGTCGCAGCTCCCCAGTCGGCCATGGGTGGAGGAAAAGTGCAGCTAGGTCCTGAGCTGCAGGAGATTCAAACACAG GAGGTCGGCTTCCTCTCCCTGAATGGCGATTCCAAAGTACAGCTTCTTCCTTCGCCATGGCCTGCGGACGCATTACCACCCCCAACCTCTTCCCTGTTGAGTGTCGCCCCGACAAAGTCCCTTGTCGCAGCCGCTGGACCCGAGGGCATCATTATCGCCAGCACAGACTCTGCCAGAAAAGCATTTTTCGCTGACGCGGTCGGCGAGAGCAATGTTAGACCATTTCAGCCGGAGCTACAGATTCCTCTCCCTGGTAAGGTGTCTCATGTGGCGTTCTCCGCCGATGAAACCGTGCTTGTCGTTGCTGCCCAGACTGGAGATGGGCTGGCAGTCTTCGACGTGTCAGAGCTCATGCAAGGCAAAAGCCAGCCAGGCGCAACTATTCGTTTGAACGGTGAAACTGTCCGAGCCTTACTCCCGAACCCCGTCATATCGGAGCTCTTTGCGGTAATAACGATCAATGGGGAATTATTGATTGCGAATGTGAAAAAAGGACAGCTGGATGCAGGGCCTAATGGCCCCGTTCTAAAAACCGGAGTTAGCTCTGCTTCTTGGAGTACGAGAGGGAAACAACTCGTTGCTGGATTGGCAGATGGAACCGCCTATCAAATGACTCCCCAAGGCGAAGGAAAGGCCGAGATCCCGAAACCTCCAGATCTCGAAGGCACTGAACACG TTTCTTCCCTTATATGGCTTGAGAATCATTTATTTCTGATGATCTATACGCCCACGATTGTTTCTGATGAGAGGCCACCTTCGTCGTATTATATTTTAACACGGCACCCACCCGATAGCTTCGAGTTTCGAAAGTTGCCGGAAATTTGCTCCCCGTTTGGAGCGGAACGTAATCCTTCCTTCCAGTTTACTGGCCGATTAAAAGACTTCGAACCGGATTTGAAAGAACTCATCGTTGTCTCTTCGACTACATCGACAGACGTCGGACTCTTCACACGGTCAACAAAACCCCTTGCTGATGACTGCCCACCCGAAAAAATTACAAATCTCTTCACAACCACAACAATGTCGGAAGACTCGAGAAGAGCAGAACTGCCAATGACAGAGGATATGGTTGACGTTTCGCCTATTGGGTTTTCCCTGGATTTGTCAAGCAAGAACAACGTTCCCTCACCCATTCCCGGCGAAGATATCAAAGAGTCTGCGACGCCGTTGCCTGCAATTATGATATTAGGTAACGACGGTGTGCTTTCTTGCTGGTGGATAGTATATTCAGAATCTATCAGGAAACAAATTCCGTATCATGGACTTTCAGTGGCTCCCAAGGGACAATCCCTGCCTCACCAGCAAGCTGTTGCTCAGCCAGCCCCTATTCCTGAAACACCGAAACCATCCTTTGGACAAGGAATGTTTGGAAAGCCAGCATTTGGCCAGCCGTCTTTTGGAACACCCGCAACTCCTTCGTTCGGCACTGCTACGCCCCTTGGAGTAGGGCGACAACCAGCTTTTGGTTCTCCAAGCGCTCTTGGAAGCTCCCAGCCAGCTTTTGGACAAGCAAGCCAACTAGGAAATGGGAGATCCCTTTTCGCCCAAACACCGACTCAGACGCTGAGTCAATTTGGTACTGGTGGAGGATTTACCTCTTTCACGTCTGCTGGTGGTTTTGCGGCTTCTCTTGGCTCCCACACCCCAGAACAGAGTGCTTTCGCAAAGGCAACAAGCGACAATCCGTTTTCCAAAGCTGGGCAGCCCCTATTTGGTTCACAAGGTTCAGATGCGCTCCCTCAGAAAGAAAGTACGGCGACTGCTTCAGAGGCATTCGGGTCGAGGGGGTTTGTTCTTGGATCAACCTTTACGCCTGATGAGTCCGCTGCTATGGACGAAGATAAACCAGAAAAGCCAAATGGAGCACTCTCCTTTGGTTCACTTCAGCAATCGCTTGACCTTGGCGGTGTTAACGAATCTGTGACGAAAGCCGAACCAAAACCTTCTCCCTTCACATCGCCTTTCTCCGGCATCCCTGAAACCAACACGATGGTCTCCAAAGAATCACCATTCGGTGCACCAAGCTCGGGGCTGTTTGCCACACCTCAACAGCCAGGATCGCTTTTAACGACCATGGTATCGACGACGCCCGCTACATCACTACCTCCACCTCCAGTAGCTGCGGAGTCGAAGTCAACCGAGCCAGCTCCCTCTTTGCAACGCGATAGTGGCATCTCCAAACCGCCTGTCGAAGCGAAGGCTCCAGGAGACCGAAAAGTCGCGCCATCTCCGAAAATTGTGGAGCCTCCGCTTCCACCAGAGCCTCCCCTTCCGCCAGAGCCTACGAGTAGAGCAACCTATGGCCCTGGGGATACTTCTGCTTCCTCATCAAGTGTTTCACGGGATGCACCGCTTCCGCCAGACTTCCTCCCACCGAAGAAACCTGTATCATTGAACGAGCCCGCGCTCCCACCTAAGGCCGAAACTCCTAAGGAGCCCAAGTCACCCAAAGAGTCCGCATTACCGGAATCACCCAAGCATACTCCACCCGCCCTACCGGATAAATCAGAAGATGAGGAGGGGGAGAGTGAAGGTTTTGAAGATAGCGGGGAGGAGATCACTCAAGATATAGGCTCGACCGACTTTAAAATCTCCCCCGAAAGTTCCTTTGACCTTGTCTCTTATAAAAGCCCTCCTGGTGGAAGCTTTTCACAGATATCGGCTCCAGAGCCAAAGCCAGCAGTTCCAAAGCCCCTATTCGGAGAGATCACAGAAAAGCCAATTTTCCCTGTGCCTAAAATACCCCAAAGTCGGACAATACTTAGCCCTAGATCTCCGAGCCCCGTTCGCAATCAGTTTGGAAAGGCGCTTTCTGCCACTGACCACATCAGGTCTACAAGTGCTCCGATACCGGGGCATGCTATTTCCCGCCGAAAGGCTGCTTTAGAGAGTTCTATGCTTGCCAATCAAATAAGGACACCACCCGAGGATATTGAGGATCACATCTCGGCAAAAGAAATTCAACGCCAAGCTCAACGACTCCAGGCTGAGACACAGGAACTTGttgaggatgaggatgagcAGCTCCGAGCGGATTTGGCACGACCCATTTCGCCAGCGCCAACCCTAGATCCTTTCCTGCCTCACCAGGATTATACTGGAGAAAGCCTGAAGCCTGGAATTCCTGGCCAAATTGAACGTCTATACCGTGACATCAATGCCATGATAGGTACTTTAGGCATCAATGCACGATCTCTCTCTGCGTTTTTGCTTTATCAGGAGTCTTCCAGCGATCATGATTACACAGCGTGGCTAAGAAGTCTTCGAAGCGAGAAATGCGCCGATCTCCTCGACGAAAAGCTGCTCTTACCAGAGGTTGAAAAGCTTCAGCGAGGCGTTGAAGTGTTAGATGAATCTCTTCAAGCAGGAAAAGTGGAAAACATTCAAGGAAGGCTCGAACAATGTCACCAGCTTTTAAGTAAAGATCTTGTGAACCTTCGTGGTCAATGTGCAAGCATAAGAAGAATGCTAGATTCTTATACGGATGCTGCATCCATCGCTTCTACGCCATTATCAGCGGAGCAATCTGCTCTCCAACAAGATCTGCGAAAGCTGTCGACGGAGACTCAGGCGAAACTTGCAGAGCTAGAAAAAGATGTGTCACTATTAAGAGCTAGAATTGCCGACGCTTCCAAGGCAGCGGATGGGTTTGGCGTTTCGTCAAGGAAAACCAGATCTCACGTGGCACGCCCGACGGTAGAGGCTGTGACCTCAACAATTAATACCATGACGAACATGGCTCAGCAAAAAAGCGGAGATATCGATGTCCTCGAAGCGCAAATGCGAAAATTAGGAATTGATATCTCAGAGTCAATAGCTCCTCGAAGCAGAGAAGCGTCACCGTTCACGACCCCTCTTAAGAACATGTCCCGGGTGCCAATTACCCCTGGTTCCCGGGCATCACTTGATGGAGCTGTTCGTAGCTTATATCACACTCCCGAATCAAATCGCACTTCGAAATTCCGATCAAGCGTCCTTTCCCAGAGTATGCTGCGGAGTCCAAACAGACCTACGGAGCTTGTCCTggcagaagattctgaaaGATGGAAAGCAAAGGCCCAGCGAAGGAGGGAGGTTGTGGGCCACCTAAAAGCTGCACTTGGCCATCGGAAGGTGAAAGTACGGAGCTTGGATGATTTTTGA
- a CDS encoding uncharacterized protein (EggNog:ENOG410PHTP~COG:Q~TransMembrane:2 (o12-32i240-260o)) gives MDKSDNAADGSSAAYTDFVVVGAGISGINFAYRIQTTCPSLSYTILESRNTIGGTWDLFNYPGIRSDSDLYTFGFSWYPWTEDCAIADAPSIRRYLEKATRSADIDSHIRFHHKVLSASWKDENADWRLEVEHEGIIKHFRCRYLIFGTGYYDYEHPLAADIPQLDHFKGTVVHPQFWPADLDYSDRKMVIIGSGATAVTLLPNLVEKASHVTMLQRSPSYVLAANNRSSPLLKRLVPRALLFPLLRSYFLAVSFTLFQFCQAFPNLAKRLIRSVTEKCLPPSIPHDPHFKPHYKPWDQRLCLAPDGDFFEGLRSGKASVATGTIKGFTDKSIILESGDTIDDVDIVVTATGLKLLLVGNIKVTVNGQPLDPSKKFVWRSCMLQDVPNSCLIVGYTNASWTLGADSTAVLFCRIVQKMLKTRSTSVRPFLNTSMEPVPLLNLSSTYITKLANTLPKAGNKGPWKPRINYYVDYCISRWGSLKDGLVFS, from the exons ATGGATAAATCGGATAACGCCGCCGACGGCTCTTCCGCCGCCTACACGGACTTTGTTGTCGTTGGAGCCGGCATATCTGGCATCAACTTCGCCTATCGCATTCAAACAACATGTCCATCCCTCTCCTACACGATTCTTGAATCGCGCAATACGATAGGCGGCACCTGGGATCTCTTCAATTACCCCGGAATCCGTTCCGACTCGGATTTGTACACGTTCGGGTTTTCCTGGTATCCATGGACGGAAGACTGCGCAATTGCAGACGCTCCCAGCATCAGACGGTATCTGGAGAAGGCCACGCGAAGCGCAGACATCGATAGTCACATCCGTTTCCACCACAAGGTACTGTCGGCGAGCTGGAAGGATGAAAACGCAGACTGGAGACTGGAGGTAGAGCATGAAGGCATCATCAAG CATTTTCGCTGCCGATATCTTATCTTCGGCACAGGATACTATGATTATGAGCATCCATTAGCCGCCGACATTCCCCAACTCGACCATTTCAAAGGCACCGTCGTCCACCCTCAATTTTGGCCCGCCGATTTAGACTACTCAGACCGAAAGATGGTGATCATTGGGTCCGGTGCTACGGCTGTTACTCTACTTCCGAATCTTGTCGAAAAGGCATCGCACGTAACTATGCTTCAGCGCAGCCCAAGCTACGTCTTAGCCGCAAATAATCGTTCTTCTCCTCTCTTGAAGCGACTGGTACCAAGAGCAttgctttttcctcttctAAGATCTTATTTTTTGGCAGTATCGTTTACGCTGTTCCAATTCTGCCAGGCCTTTCCCAATCTTGCAAAACGCCTCATAAGATCAGTGACCGAGAAGTGCTTACCTCCCAGCATTCCGCACGATCCTCACTTCAAGCCACACTATAAGCCTTGGGATCAGCGCCTCTGTCTTGCGCCAGACGGTGATTTCTTCGAAGGTCTCCGCTCAGGCAAGGCAAGCGTAGCTACCGGGACCATCAAGGGATTCACGGACAAAAGCATCATCCTGGAGAGCGGCGATACAATCGACGACGTCGACATTGTCGTCACCGCCACAGGTCTAAAACTACTTCTTGTCGGCAACATCAAAGTCACCGTAAACGGCCAGCCTCTCGATCCCTCGAAGAAATTCGTTTGGCGAAGCTGCATGCTGCAAGACGTTCCGAATTCTTGCTTGATAGTAGGATACACCAATGCATCCTGGACGCTAGGTGCGGACTCTACCGCCGTACTTTTTTGTCGCATTGTTCAGAAGATGCTCAAGACTCGTTCGACGAGCGTCCGGCCGTTTCTGAATACTTCAATGGAACCAGTGCCGCTTCTAAATCTCAGCAGCACGTACATAACCAAATTGGCCAATACCTTGCCCAAGGCTGGGAATAAGGGCCCGTGGAAACCAAGGATCAACTATTACGTGGATTATTGCATCTCGCGGTGGGGAAGTCTGAAGGATGGACTGGtcttttcttga